Sequence from the Actinomycetota bacterium genome:
GTGGTGCTCGGGCAGTACCTGGGCTTCATCGCGATCCTGGTCGCCGCGATCGTCGGCGCGCTCGGTGCCGGCCTGCTGCCCGAATCGGTCATCCCGTACCTGGGGCTGCTGCCGCTGCTGCTGGGCCTGCGGGCGGCGTGGCGGGCCTGGCGCGACCGCCGCAACGGCGACGACGACACCGACGAACCCGCCGCAGCCGGCGGGCCGGGCATTCTGCAGGTCGCCGCGGTGACCCTGGCCAACGGCGGCGACAACATCGGCGTGTACGTGCCGGTCTTCGCCGTCGCCGGTACGAGCGGCATGGTGGTCTACGTATCGGTGTTCCTGATCGGCGTCGGCCTCTGGTGCGCCGCGGGCCGGTACTTCGCCACCCGCCCGGTCATCGCCAAAGCACTGTCGCGGTGGGGCCACATCCTGCTGC
This genomic interval carries:
- a CDS encoding cadmium resistance transporter — protein: MDLRLLGQAVGMFAVTNIDDILILALFFGQAASAGAGRAGAIRVVLGQYLGFIAILVAAIVGALGAGLLPESVIPYLGLLPLLLGLRAAWRAWRDRRNGDDDTDEPAAAGGPGILQVAAVTLANGGDNIGVYVPVFAVAGTSGMVVYVSVFLIGVGLWCAAGRYFATRPVIAKALSRWGHILLPVVLIGIGLLILIDGGAFGL